Proteins co-encoded in one Candidatus Methylomirabilota bacterium genomic window:
- the nrfD gene encoding NrfD/PsrC family molybdoenzyme membrane anchor subunit: protein ALGGVGFTITALVEILGRHRYHALLRPAVLMGLLLYASAIVMLMVELGRPWMVWMILVSWAPTAALYEVGWCAFLYLSVLAIEFAQVPAEELGWGRALRVIRTIYMPIMLLGVTLSHLHQSSLGTLLVLIPHKINVLWWSENLPLLFLFSAMMAGPALAILEHLAAARWLGFTPRMAMLGSLARIEVWVVGLFLAFQMGDLLARGASDAMLAWNWFAVSFWVEVGLGLLVPLVLLMLPEVRQRPAGLATACALIVGGVLLHRLNVAVIGLRVRHWETYVPALAEVGITLGITAGAVFVYGVLIRVLPIHEELRAPHAASRPHAAPAGAVHGAGRATAS, encoded by the coding sequence GCCCTCGGCGGCGTCGGCTTCACGATTACCGCCCTGGTCGAGATCCTGGGCCGCCATCGTTACCATGCGCTCCTGCGCCCGGCCGTGCTCATGGGGCTGCTCCTGTACGCCAGCGCCATCGTCATGCTGATGGTGGAGCTCGGGCGGCCGTGGATGGTGTGGATGATCCTCGTGTCCTGGGCGCCCACCGCCGCGCTCTACGAGGTCGGCTGGTGCGCCTTCCTCTACCTCTCCGTGCTCGCCATCGAGTTCGCGCAGGTGCCGGCGGAGGAGCTCGGCTGGGGCCGCGCGCTCCGCGTGATCCGGACCATCTACATGCCCATCATGCTGCTGGGCGTGACGCTCTCGCATCTCCACCAGTCCTCGCTGGGCACGCTGCTGGTGCTGATCCCCCACAAGATCAACGTGCTCTGGTGGTCGGAGAATCTCCCGCTGCTCTTCCTCTTCTCGGCCATGATGGCGGGCCCCGCGCTGGCCATCCTCGAGCACCTGGCCGCCGCACGCTGGCTGGGCTTCACGCCGCGCATGGCGATGCTGGGGAGCCTGGCGCGCATCGAGGTGTGGGTCGTCGGCCTCTTCCTCGCGTTCCAGATGGGCGATCTCCTGGCCCGCGGCGCTTCCGACGCCATGCTCGCCTGGAACTGGTTCGCCGTCTCGTTCTGGGTGGAGGTGGGGCTGGGGCTCCTGGTCCCGCTGGTGCTCCTCATGCTCCCGGAGGTGCGGCAGCGCCCGGCCGGGCTGGCCACGGCGTGCGCTCTCATCGTGGGCGGGGTGCTGCTACACCGGCTCAACGTGGCAGTCATCGGCCTCCGCGTCCGGCACTGGGAGACCTATGTGCCGGCGCTGGCCGAGGTCGGGATCACGCTGGGGATCACGGCGGGGGCCGTGTTCGTCTACGGTGTGCTGATCCGCGTGCTGCCGATCCACGAGGAGCTGCGCGCGCCTCACGCGGCGTCGCGCCCGCACGCCGCGCCCGCCGGGGCCGTTCATGGCGCGGGCCGGGCCACCGCGTCCTGA
- a CDS encoding cytochrome c, which yields MISGVRIVVTLVVLANLILTLALIAQVREVRQRVAALPADVATKRDIAALRPLPIRQILTQNCIGCHTARRLGAAAVLEPAQLQKTIERMQTHPGADITDDELEKIGASMLVLRCARCHDETTVNLMVLKTAPERLATIRRMAALPGSGVRPDQAVAIAKAFDTLLALPH from the coding sequence ATGATCTCCGGCGTCCGCATCGTCGTCACGCTGGTGGTGCTGGCCAATCTCATCCTGACCCTCGCGCTGATCGCGCAGGTGCGCGAGGTGCGGCAGCGCGTGGCGGCCCTGCCGGCGGACGTGGCCACCAAGCGCGACATCGCCGCTCTGCGCCCGCTGCCCATCCGGCAGATCCTCACGCAGAACTGCATCGGCTGTCACACCGCGCGGCGGCTCGGCGCGGCGGCGGTGCTCGAGCCCGCGCAGCTCCAGAAGACCATCGAGCGCATGCAGACGCATCCGGGCGCCGACATCACGGACGACGAGCTCGAGAAGATCGGCGCCTCGATGCTGGTGCTGCGCTGCGCGCGCTGCCATGACGAGACGACGGTAAACCTGATGGTGCTGAAGACCGCGCCGGAGCGCCTCGCCACCATCAGGCGCATGGCGGCGCTGCCCGGATCGGGCGTGCGGCCGGATCAGGCGGTGGCGATCGCCAAGGCGTTCGACACGCTGCTGGCGCTACCCCACTAG
- a CDS encoding YciI family protein: MRYMLLIYKDEKWWDALTAAEQRGLVQKAIDYAEPRRAGGFYLGGERLQGTDTTTMVRIKDGRPLITDGPFAETKEQLAGYMILEAPNLDEVLDFTRHHPLAQAGLAIEIRPLRDGLEGMDTGPRPAPRF, encoded by the coding sequence ATGCGCTACATGCTCCTCATCTACAAGGACGAGAAGTGGTGGGACGCCCTCACGGCGGCGGAGCAGCGCGGGCTCGTGCAGAAGGCCATCGACTATGCGGAGCCTCGGAGAGCCGGTGGCTTCTATCTGGGCGGCGAGCGCCTGCAGGGCACGGACACCACCACGATGGTCCGGATCAAGGACGGCCGGCCCCTCATCACCGACGGGCCTTTCGCCGAGACCAAGGAGCAGCTCGCCGGCTACATGATCCTGGAGGCGCCGAACCTCGACGAGGTGCTCGACTTCACCCGGCATCACCCGCTGGCGCAGGCGGGCCTGGCCATCGAGATTCGCCCGCTGCGCGACGGGCTGGAGGGGATGGACACGGGCCCGCGGCCCGCGCCGCGCTTCTGA